A region of Bombilactobacillus folatiphilus DNA encodes the following proteins:
- the msrB gene encoding peptide-methionine (R)-S-oxide reductase MsrB, translated as MYEEQKQKLDPLQYHVTQENGTERPFDNQYDNFFEPGIYVDVVSGEPLFSSANKYQSGCGWPAFTKPIRPLKQKHDQSHQMDRTEVRSKKADSHLGHVFTDGPRAAGGLRYCINSAALKFIPLAKMKAEGYGQYVDQVETAKN; from the coding sequence ATGTATGAAGAACAAAAGCAAAAATTAGATCCATTACAGTATCATGTGACACAAGAAAATGGAACAGAGCGACCATTTGATAATCAATACGATAATTTTTTTGAACCAGGAATTTATGTGGATGTTGTAAGTGGAGAGCCGCTTTTTTCTTCGGCTAATAAATATCAATCAGGTTGTGGTTGGCCAGCATTTACGAAACCGATTCGACCGTTAAAGCAAAAGCATGATCAAAGCCATCAGATGGATCGGACGGAAGTTCGTAGTAAGAAAGCGGATTCACATTTGGGACATGTGTTTACGGATGGACCGAGAGCAGCAGGTGGCCTACGTTATTGCATTAATTCTGCGGCTTTAAAATTTATTCCGTTGGCAAAAATGAAGGCAGAAGGTTACGGTCAATATGTCGACCAGGTGGAGACGGCTAAAAATTAG
- the aspS gene encoding aspartate--tRNA ligase: MNRTNYCGLIDGQYLGQEVTLAGWVQKKRNLGNLIFVDLRDREGIVQLVFSQDNSTEEALRQAEELHSEYVISVQGKVVARDPEAVNHKMQTGEIEVAVQQLQILNRAKTVPFNIENDVEVSEETKLKYRYLDLRRPEMQQALRIRSKIVIAVNSYLDQTDFINIETPDLAKSTPEGARDYLVPSRVYPGSFYALPQSPQIFKQLLMGAGFDRYYQIARCFRDEDLRGDRQPEFTQIDLETSFLDAQQIQDITEGLIAKVMHDVKGVDVQLPFPRLTWNEAMDRFGSDKPDTRFGMELQDLSPVFADSTFKVFQNALANGGQVKAIVLKNAADQYSRKKIEEQQDYIKRFGAKGLAWLKVSGADLTGPVAKFVQDQAEQLQERLDLADNDLVLFVADSRKVCADALGYLRKHFAKELQLYDDDQYNFLWVVDWPLFEYDEGLGRWIAAHHPFTMPNEEDIALLETNPHQAHAQSYDIVLNGYELGGGSIRIHEREIQEKMFKALDFTPQRAQEQFGFLLDALDYGFPPHGGLAIGLDRFAMLLAHRNNIRDVIAFPKNSKASEPMMKAPARVAQKQLDELDLEIKK, translated from the coding sequence ATGAATAGAACAAATTATTGTGGTTTGATTGATGGCCAGTATTTAGGTCAGGAAGTTACTTTGGCTGGTTGGGTTCAAAAAAAGCGTAATTTAGGTAATTTGATCTTTGTTGATTTGCGCGATCGCGAGGGGATTGTCCAATTAGTTTTTAGTCAAGACAACAGTACTGAAGAAGCTTTACGACAAGCAGAAGAATTACATTCTGAATACGTCATTAGTGTACAAGGTAAAGTAGTAGCTCGCGATCCTGAGGCAGTGAATCACAAAATGCAAACTGGTGAGATTGAGGTTGCCGTCCAACAATTGCAGATTTTAAATCGTGCTAAAACGGTACCTTTCAATATTGAAAATGACGTAGAAGTTAGTGAAGAAACAAAATTAAAGTATCGTTATCTAGATTTAAGACGGCCAGAAATGCAACAAGCATTGCGCATTAGGTCAAAAATTGTGATCGCCGTCAATAGTTATCTGGATCAAACTGATTTTATCAATATTGAGACGCCAGATTTGGCTAAATCCACTCCTGAAGGTGCACGGGATTATTTAGTGCCTTCTAGAGTTTACCCGGGGAGTTTTTATGCTTTGCCGCAGTCCCCTCAAATTTTTAAACAGTTATTAATGGGTGCAGGTTTTGATCGTTATTATCAAATTGCACGTTGTTTTCGTGATGAAGATTTGCGGGGAGATCGTCAACCTGAATTTACGCAAATTGATTTAGAAACCAGTTTTTTGGACGCTCAACAAATTCAAGATATTACTGAAGGTCTTATTGCCAAAGTTATGCATGATGTAAAGGGCGTTGATGTGCAACTGCCATTTCCACGTTTAACTTGGAATGAAGCGATGGATCGTTTTGGTTCGGATAAACCAGACACCCGTTTTGGTATGGAATTACAAGATTTAAGTCCGGTATTTGCGGATTCTACTTTCAAAGTTTTCCAAAATGCACTGGCTAACGGTGGTCAAGTCAAAGCAATTGTCTTAAAAAATGCAGCTGATCAGTATTCTCGTAAAAAAATTGAAGAACAACAAGATTATATTAAACGGTTTGGTGCAAAGGGCTTGGCTTGGTTAAAAGTTTCAGGAGCAGATTTAACGGGCCCGGTGGCTAAATTTGTGCAAGACCAAGCAGAACAATTACAAGAACGATTAGATTTAGCCGATAATGATTTGGTGTTGTTTGTGGCTGATTCGCGTAAAGTTTGTGCGGATGCGCTCGGTTATTTGCGGAAACATTTTGCCAAAGAATTACAATTGTACGATGATGATCAATATAATTTTTTGTGGGTCGTTGATTGGCCACTATTTGAATATGATGAAGGTTTGGGTCGCTGGATTGCTGCACATCATCCGTTCACGATGCCTAATGAAGAGGATATTGCCTTATTAGAAACTAATCCGCATCAGGCCCATGCACAAAGTTATGATATTGTACTCAATGGTTATGAATTAGGCGGTGGTTCAATTCGGATTCACGAACGAGAAATTCAAGAAAAAATGTTCAAAGCCCTTGATTTTACACCGCAGCGGGCACAAGAACAGTTCGGTTTCTTATTAGATGCCTTGGATTATGGTTTTCCACCACATGGTGGCTTGGCAATCGGTTTGGATCGCTTTGCGATGTTGTTGGCTCACCGTAATAATATTCGTGATGTTATTGCTTTTCCAAAAAATTCTAAAGCTTCGGAACCCATGATGAAAGCTCCGGCCAGAGTTGCTCAAAAGCAATTAGATGAATTGGATTTAGAAATAAAAAAATAG
- the hisS gene encoding histidine--tRNA ligase, protein MQYQKPKGTVDILPSESEKWQFVENTAQKIFKNYRYQEIRTPMFEQYDVFARSSGDTSDVVSKEMYDFEDKGGRHLALRPEGTAGVVRAYVENKLFAPEYVRPYKVWYKGPMFRYERPQSGRQRQFHQIGVEALGSESPQLDGETIAMAVNFLNELGINNYQVVLNTLGDQTTRTAYRQALIDYLDPLREQLSADSKTRLSKNPLRILDSKDPKDQELVKNAPSILDYLTPEATEHFQQVRQLLDALQIPYTIDSNMVRGLDYYNHTIYEIMVQSPAFDNREMTVIAGGRYNGLVEQLGGPDVSGVGFGLGVERLMLLLEAENQHLPKAQGPDVYLVSVDSADSLAVSKLLMQLRQAGIYAERDYLNKKVKAQFKQADRLQAKFTLTIGDDELQTGQAKLKRLTDGQEFVVDLNDQSSLLAQIKKEGRN, encoded by the coding sequence GTGCAATATCAAAAACCTAAGGGAACTGTAGATATTTTACCAAGTGAATCGGAAAAGTGGCAGTTTGTTGAAAATACAGCACAAAAAATTTTTAAAAATTATCGTTATCAAGAAATTAGGACGCCAATGTTTGAGCAATACGATGTTTTTGCGCGTTCTTCTGGCGACACATCTGATGTGGTTTCCAAAGAAATGTATGATTTTGAAGATAAAGGGGGACGGCATTTAGCTTTGCGACCAGAAGGGACAGCAGGTGTTGTGAGGGCTTATGTCGAAAATAAGCTGTTTGCGCCCGAATATGTGCGTCCGTATAAAGTCTGGTATAAAGGACCAATGTTTCGTTATGAGCGTCCACAATCAGGACGCCAACGTCAGTTTCACCAAATTGGCGTGGAAGCTTTAGGCAGTGAGAGTCCACAATTAGATGGCGAGACGATTGCAATGGCGGTCAATTTTTTAAATGAATTAGGGATTAACAATTATCAAGTTGTACTTAATACATTAGGTGATCAAACCACACGGACAGCTTATCGGCAAGCATTAATAGACTATTTGGATCCTTTACGCGAACAATTAAGTGCTGATTCCAAAACGCGGTTGAGCAAAAATCCATTGCGAATTTTGGATAGTAAAGATCCTAAGGACCAGGAATTGGTGAAGAATGCTCCGTCTATTTTGGATTATTTGACGCCAGAAGCGACAGAGCATTTCCAACAAGTACGTCAATTATTGGATGCATTGCAAATTCCTTATACAATTGATTCTAACATGGTTCGAGGTTTGGATTATTACAATCACACTATCTATGAAATCATGGTGCAAAGCCCAGCTTTTGATAATCGTGAAATGACTGTTATTGCTGGTGGACGTTATAATGGTTTGGTTGAGCAATTGGGAGGACCAGATGTTTCCGGCGTTGGCTTTGGCTTAGGTGTTGAACGTTTGATGCTGTTATTAGAAGCTGAAAATCAACATTTACCAAAGGCACAAGGGCCAGATGTTTATTTGGTGAGTGTTGATTCTGCAGATTCTTTGGCAGTTTCTAAATTGTTGATGCAATTACGTCAAGCAGGAATTTACGCTGAACGAGATTATTTAAATAAAAAAGTTAAGGCACAGTTTAAGCAAGCTGATCGTTTGCAAGCCAAGTTTACGTTAACAATTGGTGATGATGAATTGCAAACAGGCCAAGCTAAGCTTAAACGTTTGACGGACGGTCAAGAATTTGTAGTGGATCTCAATGATCAGTCTTCGTTATTAGCACAAATAAAAAAAGAAGGACGTAATTAA
- a CDS encoding N-acetylmuramoyl-L-alanine amidase, translating to MLKRIQQLFNIKNYNYAKFLLIFIFFITASYSTIAVAQSNQMIVKANFLNVRMGPSLSYDTIAQVKRGEKLTIIDEKNDWYQVRIADDKIGWVASWLINNNDANTSSNTSGVIKAPNTNVQKYPQKDSEVLGTLSQSQKVNIVYSQNDWSQIIFNQTVGWIPNSELIITDKVPDKIQQNQTQQQRQTATNIQSVTTLQNNTRIFKNPSTNAKIIAHITDQTTLPYLGRSGKFYKVRLNSGDEGYIPSGLVSISDTKYAIKTAATKLAEATIVLDAGHGGSDPGALSSNQKHEEKNYTIQVVKLLQQKLQQTGANVVLTRSQDQSVPLADRARLANKLNADVFISIHFDAAYSGHASGLTTYYYSGKKDRQLAKNISAQLKTMPLPNRGTHFGNYEVLRENEQPAILVEGGYLDNNKDYQKIKSPKYQAELADAIYQGLIQHFK from the coding sequence ATGTTGAAACGAATACAGCAATTATTTAACATAAAAAATTACAATTATGCAAAATTTCTCCTGATTTTTATTTTTTTTATAACGGCTAGTTACTCGACAATCGCTGTAGCACAATCGAATCAGATGATTGTTAAAGCTAATTTTTTAAATGTTCGCATGGGTCCTAGTCTTTCGTACGATACGATTGCTCAAGTCAAGCGCGGCGAAAAATTGACAATCATTGATGAAAAAAATGATTGGTATCAAGTTCGCATTGCTGACGACAAAATCGGTTGGGTTGCTAGTTGGTTAATCAATAATAATGACGCCAACACCTCCAGTAATACTTCTGGTGTGATCAAAGCACCGAATACTAATGTACAAAAATATCCCCAAAAAGATTCTGAAGTTTTAGGAACGCTGTCTCAGTCACAGAAAGTCAATATTGTTTATTCGCAAAATGATTGGAGCCAAATTATTTTTAACCAAACGGTTGGTTGGATCCCCAACTCTGAATTAATTATTACTGACAAAGTTCCCGATAAGATTCAACAAAATCAAACGCAACAACAGCGCCAAACAGCCACTAATATCCAGTCGGTTACTACTTTGCAAAACAACACGCGGATCTTTAAAAATCCTTCTACGAATGCCAAAATTATTGCGCATATTACCGATCAAACAACTTTACCGTACTTAGGTCGTAGTGGTAAATTCTACAAAGTTAGATTAAATTCTGGCGATGAGGGCTATATTCCTAGTGGTTTAGTTTCTATTTCTGACACCAAATATGCGATAAAAACAGCAGCAACTAAACTAGCCGAAGCAACAATTGTCCTAGATGCTGGTCATGGTGGTAGTGATCCTGGCGCTTTATCCAGCAATCAAAAACACGAAGAGAAAAATTATACCATCCAAGTTGTAAAACTTTTGCAACAAAAATTACAACAAACTGGCGCAAATGTTGTTTTAACTCGTAGTCAGGATCAAAGCGTACCTTTGGCTGATCGTGCGCGTTTAGCTAATAAATTAAATGCCGATGTCTTTATCAGCATTCATTTTGATGCCGCCTACAGCGGTCATGCTTCTGGTCTAACGACGTATTACTATTCGGGGAAAAAAGATCGGCAATTAGCCAAAAACATTAGTGCACAATTAAAAACCATGCCGCTACCTAATCGAGGCACCCATTTTGGTAATTACGAAGTTTTACGGGAAAATGAGCAGCCGGCCATTTTAGTTGAAGGTGGCTACTTGGATAATAATAAGGATTATCAAAAAATTAAGAGCCCTAAATACCAAGCTGAATTAGCTGATGCTATTTACCAAGGATTAATTCAGCATTTTAAATAA
- a CDS encoding HAD-IA family hydrolase: MMFKNFVWDYDGTLADTYAGIVRSLQQTAEYFGWQQCPERQILYRQSKLTSVTQILKVCAHECQQEFAAVQAYYQKLDHQAQQDVQLYPHAPRVLQTIQQNGGQNFLLTHRDDQALSLLKEQGIYDLFSGFVTASQPFPRKPDPTALNYLMQHFCLEKAETIMIGDRSLDVEAGHNAGITSAYFDVDSFHDSANAQIIVKNLDDLTKLIAK; encoded by the coding sequence ATGATGTTTAAAAATTTTGTGTGGGATTACGATGGTACTTTGGCAGATACCTATGCAGGAATTGTTAGAAGTTTGCAGCAGACAGCAGAATATTTTGGTTGGCAACAATGTCCAGAACGCCAAATTTTATATCGTCAAAGTAAGCTTACTTCGGTTACGCAAATTTTAAAAGTTTGTGCGCATGAATGCCAGCAAGAATTTGCGGCGGTCCAAGCCTATTATCAAAAACTTGATCATCAAGCGCAGCAAGATGTTCAATTGTATCCACATGCGCCGCGTGTTTTGCAGACAATCCAACAAAATGGTGGGCAAAATTTTTTGTTAACTCACCGAGATGATCAAGCATTGAGTTTGTTGAAGGAACAAGGCATTTATGATTTGTTCAGTGGTTTTGTGACAGCTAGTCAACCATTTCCGCGCAAGCCTGATCCCACAGCGTTAAATTATTTAATGCAACACTTTTGTTTAGAAAAAGCGGAAACGATAATGATTGGTGATCGCTCTTTAGATGTAGAAGCAGGGCATAATGCTGGGATAACAAGTGCGTATTTTGATGTAGACAGTTTTCACGATAGCGCCAATGCACAGATAATTGTTAAGAATTTGGATGATCTTACTAAATTGATTGCAAAATAA
- the dtd gene encoding D-aminoacyl-tRNA deacylase, translated as MKVLAQRVMQAQVSVDQKVIGRISRGLLLFVGFGLTDTVVQVDYLAQKILRSRIFEDENGKTNLAITDVEGEILSISQFTLYANTKKGNRPSFVEALAPTKAQKLYEDFNQQLRQSNLTVQTGQFGADMQVQLINDGPMTIMYEKENNDV; from the coding sequence ATGAAGGTATTGGCACAAAGAGTAATGCAAGCACAGGTTAGTGTGGATCAAAAAGTTATTGGACGGATTTCACGAGGCTTGTTATTGTTTGTTGGATTTGGTTTAACCGATACAGTCGTCCAAGTTGATTATTTGGCTCAGAAGATTTTACGAAGTCGAATTTTTGAAGATGAAAATGGAAAAACTAATTTGGCGATCACAGATGTTGAGGGCGAAATTTTGTCGATTTCTCAATTCACTTTATATGCCAATACTAAAAAGGGCAATCGACCAAGTTTTGTGGAAGCTTTAGCACCAACAAAAGCGCAAAAATTATATGAAGATTTTAATCAGCAATTGCGGCAAAGTAATTTAACTGTACAAACTGGTCAATTTGGTGCGGATATGCAGGTTCAACTCATTAATGACGGACCAATGACGATAATGTATGAAAAGGAAAATAATGATGTTTAA
- a CDS encoding RelA/SpoT family protein yields the protein MSKEKVYTADEVFDLCSQYMNDRHVSYIKKAYEMADYVHQDQKRASGEAYIVHPIQVAAILAQLKMDPDTVSAGFLHDVVEDTKIVSADIRELFGDDVCNIVEGVTKISKYKYKSHQELLAANHRKMLLATAKDMRVIMVKLADRLNNMRTLNYLRPDKQYRIANETLEIYAPLADRLGISTIKWELEDLSLRYLNPQQYYRIVHLMNSKRTQREAYIQEAVQKVKNNIDQLHLHYDISGRAKHIYSIYKKMQEKHKRFEELYDLLAIRVMVNSVQDCYSVLGNIHAQWKPMPGRFKDYIAVPKVNGYQSLHTTVMGPHGRPLEVQIRTYDMHQIAEFGVAAHWAYKEGTKSAIQLDQNDQQIDVFREIMEIQEETTNDADFMQSVKGDIFSDRVYVFTPKGEVLELPKGSIPLDFAYQVHTEVGNHTIGVKVNGKMVPLDYKLRNGDLVELLTQSNATPSPDWENLVYTTRARNKIKRYFKSVDRQNNIELGRNKLERELLDRNLAPKNYLNKKSLQSVLERYNFDNEDELLATVGYGEISTIGVVNRLTENDRKKQELQKQQELEQQIMRDAHHNDDGNSDAELSTPNNETEDREINILGADNLLIHMGKCCTPIPGDKIVGYITKGRGITIHRQTCPNLQNEDESSRLIEAQWGNIRQHSYIVKLEIFGYNRNGLLTDVLQVVNKQSNLLSGVNGRIDADRMAHITLSVKVRNLTHLKDIINKLKNVPDVYDIQRVIN from the coding sequence TTGTCGAAAGAAAAAGTTTATACAGCAGATGAAGTTTTTGATTTATGTTCACAATATATGAATGACAGACATGTCTCTTATATTAAAAAGGCTTATGAAATGGCGGATTATGTCCATCAGGATCAAAAACGTGCTTCTGGCGAAGCTTATATTGTACATCCGATTCAAGTAGCGGCCATTTTGGCTCAATTAAAAATGGATCCAGATACGGTTTCGGCAGGTTTTTTGCATGATGTGGTCGAAGATACCAAGATTGTGTCAGCAGATATTCGAGAATTATTTGGTGATGATGTTTGCAATATTGTTGAAGGTGTTACGAAAATTTCAAAATATAAATATAAGTCACATCAAGAATTACTAGCGGCTAATCATCGTAAAATGTTGTTAGCGACAGCCAAAGATATGCGTGTGATTATGGTTAAGTTGGCCGATCGTTTAAACAATATGCGCACTTTGAATTATTTGCGTCCTGATAAGCAGTATCGAATTGCGAATGAGACTTTAGAAATTTATGCGCCGTTGGCTGATCGTTTGGGAATCAGTACGATTAAATGGGAACTGGAAGATCTATCTTTACGCTACTTGAATCCGCAGCAATATTATCGGATTGTTCATTTGATGAATTCTAAGCGGACACAGCGGGAAGCTTATATTCAAGAAGCCGTGCAAAAAGTGAAGAACAATATTGATCAACTTCACTTGCATTATGATATTAGTGGTCGTGCTAAGCATATTTATTCAATTTATAAGAAGATGCAGGAAAAGCATAAGCGCTTTGAAGAACTGTATGATCTGCTGGCGATTCGGGTGATGGTCAATTCAGTTCAGGATTGTTACAGCGTTCTGGGCAATATTCACGCACAATGGAAGCCCATGCCAGGACGATTTAAAGATTATATTGCTGTACCCAAGGTTAATGGCTATCAATCGTTGCATACTACGGTGATGGGACCACACGGACGCCCGTTAGAGGTTCAGATTCGGACATATGATATGCATCAAATCGCTGAATTTGGGGTTGCTGCGCACTGGGCGTATAAAGAAGGTACTAAATCGGCTATTCAGCTGGATCAAAATGATCAGCAAATTGATGTTTTTCGAGAAATCATGGAAATCCAAGAAGAAACCACTAATGATGCTGATTTTATGCAAAGTGTTAAGGGTGACATTTTTAGTGATCGGGTTTATGTCTTTACGCCAAAAGGTGAAGTTTTGGAGTTGCCTAAGGGTTCCATTCCATTAGATTTCGCGTATCAGGTGCATACCGAAGTGGGCAATCATACAATTGGTGTCAAGGTTAATGGCAAGATGGTGCCGTTGGATTATAAATTGCGGAATGGTGATTTAGTTGAGTTGTTGACGCAAAGTAATGCTACTCCTAGCCCAGATTGGGAAAATTTAGTTTATACAACGCGAGCTCGTAATAAAATTAAACGTTATTTCAAAAGTGTTGATCGTCAAAATAATATTGAGCTGGGTCGTAATAAACTTGAACGTGAATTATTAGACCGTAATCTGGCACCAAAGAATTATTTAAATAAGAAAAGTCTGCAAAGTGTGTTGGAACGCTATAATTTTGACAATGAAGACGAACTATTGGCGACGGTAGGGTACGGTGAAATTTCGACAATTGGCGTTGTTAATCGCTTGACCGAAAACGATCGCAAAAAGCAAGAATTGCAAAAGCAGCAAGAGCTCGAGCAGCAAATTATGCGTGATGCACATCACAATGATGACGGTAATAGCGATGCAGAACTATCAACGCCAAATAATGAAACAGAAGATCGTGAGATTAATATTTTAGGTGCAGATAACTTGTTAATTCATATGGGGAAATGTTGTACGCCTATCCCAGGTGATAAAATTGTGGGTTATATTACCAAGGGCCGTGGAATTACAATTCACCGCCAAACTTGCCCCAATCTCCAGAATGAAGATGAATCTAGTCGTTTAATTGAAGCTCAGTGGGGCAATATTCGGCAGCATAGTTATATCGTTAAGTTAGAGATTTTTGGTTATAATCGAAACGGATTGTTAACGGATGTTTTACAGGTAGTTAATAAACAAAGTAATCTTTTGTCGGGAGTGAATGGTCGAATTGATGCTGATCGAATGGCACATATTACTTTGTCAGTTAAAGTCCGCAATTTAACACATTTGAAAGATATTATCAATAAATTGAAGAATGTTCCGGATGTATATGATATTCAAAGAGTTATTAATTGA
- a CDS encoding RsmE family RNA methyltransferase produces the protein MQQVFWSHILAPDEQQLELGDSYYQHLIRVLHFQEKSQFWLVDAQQQTFLATVEQITTKNFVVRLQAKSRRQTELPVQVTVACALSKKDKVELIAQKATELGATKMIFFESRYSIMKWKKNVQAKKIARLQEIVTAAAAQSQRLFIPEVSYFNWAQLLDYRADYRLVAYEEAAKQGEIAQLAQTLQQVPPQASLICLFGPEGGFNVEEIAQLRQNKYTSCGLGPRILRAETAPLYFLSALSYQIELNKEY, from the coding sequence ATGCAACAAGTCTTTTGGTCACATATACTAGCACCAGATGAGCAGCAATTAGAGTTGGGCGATTCATATTATCAACATTTGATTAGGGTTTTGCATTTTCAGGAAAAATCACAGTTCTGGTTAGTTGATGCACAACAACAAACTTTTTTAGCAACGGTAGAACAGATTACTACAAAAAATTTCGTGGTGCGTTTACAAGCTAAAAGTCGACGTCAGACGGAATTACCTGTGCAAGTAACGGTGGCTTGTGCTTTGTCTAAAAAAGATAAAGTTGAGTTAATTGCCCAAAAAGCTACGGAATTGGGTGCTACGAAGATGATTTTTTTTGAATCACGATATTCAATTATGAAGTGGAAAAAAAATGTTCAAGCTAAGAAAATTGCACGACTACAGGAAATTGTCACCGCCGCAGCTGCGCAGTCGCAACGTTTGTTCATTCCAGAAGTGAGTTATTTCAATTGGGCACAGTTATTGGATTACCGTGCAGATTATCGTTTGGTGGCATACGAAGAGGCAGCTAAGCAAGGAGAAATTGCTCAGTTAGCCCAAACTTTACAACAAGTACCTCCGCAGGCTTCACTGATTTGTTTATTTGGACCAGAAGGTGGTTTTAATGTTGAAGAAATTGCTCAATTGAGGCAAAATAAATATACTAGTTGTGGTTTAGGTCCACGCATTTTGCGTGCTGAAACAGCACCCTTGTATTTTTTGAGTGCATTATCATATCAGATTGAATTAAATAAGGAATATTAA
- the prmA gene encoding 50S ribosomal protein L11 methyltransferase, whose amino-acid sequence MSDEKWNRLAILTEPQNFELISSVLIAQQILGIENLPNDQGLAIYLPAQQLTKQWCQELADQFSTWGLNAQQYHLQIQENVDMHWGKQWQQYYQPVAVTHFLRIVPAWQTTATPQPTEILMRPQESFGTGEHPTTKLCLQALEIYVDDQKSLIDVGTGTGILAIAAAKLGIKQLYGYDISSEAVQVARDNFQLNQLNATFTVQQNSLLDGIDQTASVVTANMLLEPLVALLPQLASHVQSAGYIILSGFLVEQIDHLTSLISQQPFVVLQTLTLDGWGCIIAQKELD is encoded by the coding sequence ATGAGTGATGAAAAATGGAATCGGCTAGCGATTTTAACCGAACCGCAAAATTTTGAGTTAATTAGTAGTGTTTTAATCGCACAACAAATTTTAGGAATTGAGAATCTGCCCAATGACCAAGGTTTAGCAATTTATTTACCAGCACAGCAATTAACAAAGCAGTGGTGTCAAGAGTTGGCTGATCAGTTTAGTACATGGGGCCTAAATGCTCAGCAATATCATTTACAAATTCAAGAAAATGTGGATATGCATTGGGGAAAACAGTGGCAGCAGTATTATCAGCCAGTAGCTGTAACCCACTTTTTACGCATAGTTCCTGCTTGGCAAACCACAGCAACGCCACAGCCAACAGAAATTTTGATGCGACCACAGGAATCTTTTGGAACAGGTGAGCACCCGACGACTAAATTATGTCTGCAAGCCTTAGAAATTTATGTAGATGATCAAAAATCACTAATTGATGTTGGGACCGGAACCGGTATTCTAGCAATTGCGGCTGCTAAATTAGGTATAAAACAACTTTATGGTTATGATATTTCATCGGAAGCCGTGCAAGTTGCGCGAGATAATTTTCAGTTAAATCAATTGAATGCGACATTCACAGTCCAGCAAAATTCATTGTTAGATGGGATTGATCAAACAGCTTCTGTGGTAACAGCTAATATGTTACTAGAACCGTTAGTAGCTTTATTGCCGCAATTGGCCAGTCATGTCCAGTCAGCTGGTTATATTATTTTGTCTGGTTTCTTGGTGGAGCAAATAGATCACCTAACATCGTTGATTTCACAACAACCCTTTGTAGTTTTGCAAACTTTAACTTTAGATGGTTGGGGTTGCATCATTGCCCAAAAGGAGCTGGATTAA
- a CDS encoding YbaK/EbsC family protein, producing the protein MSKKKRLSKTLVEKILDKNQIAYQSVTFATQKQGDVQQISPEQTTTPQTIYKTLVLDGNKTGPLVGVIPLNKHLSYKLLAQASQNKKVAMVPLKKLKQTSGFEHGANSPIGIREQHNYPIYFDSQAQIDQQITISAGKIGRSVTVDIKDVLSLVDGHLASLSVDSPED; encoded by the coding sequence ATGTCAAAAAAGAAACGTTTATCAAAAACCTTAGTCGAAAAAATCTTAGATAAAAACCAGATTGCATACCAATCAGTCACTTTTGCTACTCAAAAACAAGGCGATGTTCAACAAATTAGCCCTGAACAAACAACCACACCACAAACTATTTACAAAACATTAGTTTTAGATGGTAATAAAACTGGTCCCCTTGTTGGCGTCATTCCATTGAATAAACACTTGAGTTATAAGCTTTTAGCCCAAGCCTCTCAAAATAAAAAAGTCGCCATGGTACCCTTAAAAAAATTAAAACAAACTTCTGGCTTTGAACATGGCGCAAATAGTCCAATTGGCATTCGTGAACAGCATAATTACCCGATATACTTTGATTCACAAGCCCAAATTGATCAACAAATTACTATTTCGGCTGGTAAAATTGGTCGCTCGGTAACTGTTGATATCAAAGATGTACTTTCCTTAGTTGATGGTCATTTAGCATCATTGTCCGTCGATAGCCCCGAAGATTGA